Proteins co-encoded in one Apteryx mantelli isolate bAptMan1 chromosome 4, bAptMan1.hap1, whole genome shotgun sequence genomic window:
- the LOC106498108 gene encoding transmembrane protein 151B-like, with product MCRESHWKCLLLSILMYSCLGAVAWCQLARVTKLSFDSSFKGKSMIYHDSPCSDGYIYIPLAFLSMLYIVYLVECWHCHVKRELQYKADVDSVYECINRMQQATPCIWWKAISYHFVRRTRQVTRYRNGDAYTTTQVYHERVNTHVAEAEFDYSHCGYKDISKELLGLESYTATKLRFTKCFSFANIESENSYLTQRAHFFTEIEGLDDYMEVREGMQLKNVDFKELMMAYGDPDHLPWYVSHYAFWVAAILMISWPLRVLIEYQTAYVHYHVEKLLGLEYTAPAAVEEPLYRYRMPRDTTQDSTELEWHICTNRQLIPSYSEAMLMDLTDSPAYNSYTVCQYSEAAHGCDRCNRASSTSSIFSRHAFHSCSGNSRLSLNTSRFSLCRVHGSHRTGLWRSRSSSIADRGCHDEQCCSYSSQLAVNENPPTYHDARFFPVLIVHRPGGHDRRHFYVRRSSCLETSL from the coding sequence ATGTGCAGAGAGTCACACTGGAAATGCCTCCTGCTCTCCATCCTCATGTACAGCTGTTTGGGTGCAGTGGCCTGGTGTCAGCTGGCTCGGGTCACCAAGCTCAGCTTTGATAGCTCCTTCAAGGGCAAGTCCATGATCTACCATGACAGCCCATGCTCAGATGGCTACATCTACATCCCGTTGGCCTTTCTCTCCATGCTGTACATAGTATACCTGGTGGAGTGCTGGCACTGCCACGTCAAGAGGGAGCTGCAGTACAAGGCTGATGTGGACAGTGTCTATGAATGCATCAACCGCATGCAGCAAGCCACCCCATGCATCTGGTGGAAGGCCATCAGCTACCATTTTGTGCGGCGTACCCGGCAGGTGACCCGGTACCGCAACGGTGATGCCTACACCACCACGCAAGTCTACCATGAGAGGGTCAACACCCATGTGGCTGAAGCAGAATTTGACTATTCTCACTGTGGATAcaaggacatctccaaggagCTCCTGGGCCTGGAGAGCTACACAGCCACCAAGCTGAGGTTCACAAAATGTTTCAGCTTTGCCAACATTGAATCTGAGAACTCTTACTTGACCCAGAGGGCTCACTTTTTCACAGAGATTGAGGGGCTGGATGACTACATGGAAGTGAGGGAAGGCATGCAGCTAAAAAACGTGGACTTTAAGGAACTTATGATGGCCTACGGGGACCCAGATCACCTCCCGTGGTACGTGTCCCACTATGCTTTCTGGGTGGCAGCTATCTTGATGATCTCATGGCCACTTAGGGTACTCATAGAGTATCAGACTGCTTATGTTCACTACCATGTGGAGAAACTGCTGGGCCTGGAGTACACAGCACCTGCTGCAGTGGAGGAACCCTTGTACAGGTACCGCATGCCCAGGGACACCACTCAGGACAGCACTGAGCTGGAGTGGCACATCTGCACCAATCGGCAGCTGATCCCCAGCTACTCGGAGGCCATGCTCATGGATCTGACAGACTCCCCAGCGTACAACAGCTACACGGTGTGTCAGTACAGTGAAGCGGCCCATGGCTGTGACCGCTGCAACCGTGCCTCCAGCACCTCATCCATCTTCTCACGCCACGCTTTCCACAGCTGCAGCGGCAACTCCCGCCTCTCCCTCAACACCAGCCGCTTCTCCCTCTGCCGTGTCCATGGCTCCCACAGGACAGGCCTCTGGAGAagccgcagcagcagcattgctgaCCGGGGTTGCCACGATGAACAGTGTTGCTCCTACTCCAGCCAGTTGGCTGTCAACGAAAACCCCCCAACCTACCATGACGCCCGCTTCTTCCCCGTGTTAATCGTGCACAGGCCTGGGGGGCATGACAGAAGACATTTCTATGTCAGACGCTCTTCCTGTCTAGAAACGTCGCTGTGA